Proteins co-encoded in one Salvelinus sp. IW2-2015 linkage group LG17, ASM291031v2, whole genome shotgun sequence genomic window:
- the LOC111977085 gene encoding U1 small nuclear ribonucleoprotein C: MPKFYCDYCDTYLTHDSPSVRKTHCSGRKHKENVKDYYQKWMEEQAQSLIDKTTAAFQQGKMPPTPFPGAPPPGGAMIPPPNLHGPPRPGMLPTPQMGGPPMMPMMGGMGPPPPGMMGGPGMRPPMGGRMQMMPGHHMMRPPGHPMMMRPMMARPDR, from the exons ATGCCGAA GTTTTATTGTGACTACTGTGATACTTACCTAACTCATGACTCG CCCTCTGTGAGGAAAACACACTGCAGTGGCCGCAAacacaaagaaaatgtaaaagaCTATTACCAGAAATGGATGGAAGAACAAGCACAGAGCCTCATTGACAAAACAA CTGCTGCCTTCCAACAAGGGAAGATGCCCCCAACACCATTTCCAGGAGCCCCACCTCCAGGGGGTGCCATGATCCCTCCACCAAACCTCC ATGGCCCACCACGTCCAGGGATGCTACCAACACCCCAGATGGGTGGTCCTCCAATGATGCCCATGATGGGTGGAATGGGACCACCCCCACCTGGAATGATGGGTGGTCCAG GTATGCGACCTCCAATGGGTGGCCGAATGCAGATGATGCCTGGACATCACATGATGCGACCTCCCGGTCATCCAATGATGATGCGGCCAATGATGGCACGGCCAGACCGATAA